The genomic stretch GTCGACCCGGCGAGGGATCCGGCGGGGGAGTGCGCGCCCGACGCGGCCGGACGAGGCAGCGGGGACAGATCTCCTCGCTGTCGGCCGTCGGCGCCGATCCCGAAGGTGATTGAGAATCAGCCTCGGATCGTGTGCTCGTTGTCGTTTGTTGCCGAAAAATCAAATGAGCCGTAAGAGCGACTCGGATGCGGCGTTTTGGCTGAAATGTTCGCCCGCTGCATTATTTTGCTGTGCTGCACCATGAACAACCTGAGGAACAACACTAGCAGATTGGTCAGTAGCATGAGTATTTGAAACATACAAGTCATCCATTCCGTGTCCCTCCTCAAGATTACGAAGGGAAGGATCAAGAAGAAGAATTTGTTTTCGAAGTAAAGCACCGGCATTAGGATGCAAAGACTTGAAGGGGAAAACATGTTCATCAAAGACGACATCACGAGAGACATAGACTCGTCCCGTAGTAACTTCAAGACATTTGACACCTTTGTGACGTGGGCTGTAGCCTAAAAAGACGCACTGTGTGGATCGAAACGCAAGTTTGCGTTTGTTATATGGACGAAGgttgggccaacaagcacaaccaaacaCGCGAAGAGATGTGTAATTGGGACGGCTACCAAGAAGTCGATGAACAGGAGTATCATTGTTTATGACTGGGCTGGGGAGCATGTTAATAAGGTAGGTGGCAGTGAGAaatgcttcatcccaaaattttagaGGCATACCAGCATGagcaagaagagcaagacctactTCAACAATATGGCGATGTTTTCTTTCAGCAGAGCCATTCTGCTGATGTGCATGGGGACATGACATATGATGAGAGATACCCTGGTTTTGGAAGTGAGATTGGAGAGCGACATACTCACCCCCTCCATCGGATTGGACAGCTAGGATATTTTATCAAATTTGCGTTCAACGAGGGTTTGGAAAGAGATAAACGCAGCagcaacatcagatttatgtttaagCAAGTAGATCCATGTGaatttgctaaaatcatcaataaagcttacatagtaatCATGGCGACCAACAGAAGTaggtgcaggaccccatacatcagagaaaatCAATTGCAGAGGTGCTGTAGAAACACTAGTTGATATAGGATAAGGTAATTGATGACTTTTGGCCCTTTGACAGGAATCACAAACTGACAAGCTACTACTATCTGAGACACATGGAAGTTTATTCTTGCTCAAAATCTGCCTAACAATAACTAAAGATGGATGACCTAAACGACCGTGCCACCGTGGATCGGGACGGCTTGGCGGCAACAAAGGCTTGCTTGGAAGAGTTTGACGACACCGGagaagatatcgaggggtagaggCCGCCAACACATCTCCCTCTATGGATGATTCTCCGGGTGACctgatccttgatcaaaaagaaaaaagggtGAAATTCTATGAAGACCCTATTGTCATAAGTGAAACGATGTACGGACGAGGAGGTTTTTGGAGGCATTGGGAACATGTAGAACATTATGTAGATGGAAATTTTGAGCAGGGTTACGAATGATTGAATGACCTATATGTGCAATACTCATACCTTGTCCGTTTGCGGTGTTGACCTTGTCATAGCCCCGATATGTGTCCCGGAGAGCCGGATTGTTCAGCTCTCCAGTAATATGGTGAGTGGCACCCGAGTCCTGGTACCAATTTGTATCCACACCGTAAGCTGCATGGACCTCCTTCTCGCCATAGTCATCTTCATGTGAGTAACGAGACCAACAATCTTTTGCGTAGTGGCCCTCTTTGCCGCATATTTGGCATGTGACATCGACCCAGGGGGTTGTGCGACGACGGCCACGCCCACGCCCCCCTCCAGGGGGTCCACAGCCACCACCCTGTCCTTGATTGAAGGGGCGATTGTCTCGGCGATCATCACGACGATCATCTCTACGGTCGCCACGGTCGCCTCGTGATCGGCCGTTGTAGTTGTTGGTGTAGTAGTTGTCGGAGCGAGGACGCCCTTGGTGAGTAGCAGCGTTGGCGGACGACTCAAATTCAGGTGGAGAAGGGCcagcaaggagcaattggcgctaTCATAAGCATGCAGATGGGAATAAAGCTTGCTCAAGGTGATGGGCGTGGCGGCCACGCCTAATGCTGCAACCAGGGAATTATAGTCCTTGCCAAGCCCGGCCAATATGTAAGACACAAGCTGTCGATCCAGGAGAGGATGACCAGCGGCCACGAGTTCGTCAGCAAAACTTTGCATCTTGGCAAGATATTCAGAGGTTGACATCTGCAGCTTCTTTGTGTTGGCGAGAGCAACTAGGAGATTGTCAATCTTGGCCTCGCTTTGAGCGGAGAACATCTCCTCGAGGGCCCTCCAGACACCGGCAGAGGTCTCAAGGCGATGAACATGCGGGAGAACTTCCTTCAGATGAAGCGACTGGAGCAAATAGGAGAGGACGATCTGATCCCTTGAGATCCATGACGCATAGTCAGGGTTGATCTTCATCGTGGCTGGAACATCTTTGTCAGCCGGGATATCGACGACTTCAGGTGGCGGCGCAGGATCTGTCCCGGTGATTATACCGAGCTGCATCGCGCCACGGATGGCAGGGAGAACCTGCGAGCGCCATGTGGGATAATTGTCCCGCGTGAGCGGCTCacgcggaggggggccaaggttcAGTGGCGGCGTCGTGGATGAAGACGCCATGACGGCAAGGTACGGCGGCGACGATCGGACGGAGAAGCGATCTAGGGTTTTCGGTGGAAGAGCCGGCCTGATACCATGTTAAAACTAGAATATGATCAGGTAGACTTTGGGCTACTCGGATACAACCGAGAGCCTCATACTCGTGTATATATAATAGGCACTATGCCGTGCTAGGCAATACAAGAATATGACGCtaggcaatacaagaatacgacgcTAGGCAATACAAGAATATGACGCTAGGCAATACAAGAATATGACGCTAGGCAATACAAGAATATGACTAGGACTCTCCTAATCTAATACGTGTCACATACGACCACGTTTACATATTTCCTAACAATTATTTCAGATCTAGATTCTCTATTCTCTTGGGGTTCTTCATGAATATGGAGAGCGGATTGTGCAAAAGTGtaagtttttattttgtttggttTAGTAGGTTAAGTTTCTTAAATTTATACTAAAATTTTGTACTTTCAACATAACTGATCTTATATTTAAGGTATTGATCCATATTTTAGAATATAGTATTCAATACCGTTTTCATGTAAAATTAGGATAACTATAATATGTAAGCACAATAATTTATATTAATATGTACATATGTGATAATGCACCACATCTATCCTTATGAGAGAAAAATTGCACAAAAATGATTTTAGTTTGTTTGCAATGTGTAAGAAGCTTGTTTGTAACAATGGTTTTCACAATAACTCTAAGCATCCCCCATAATATCACATTTCCCGCAAATTTATTTATGTCCAGAAATATATTTTAAAGTATTTACATGTATCATTTCATGTAGTATCCTTACATATCTACAAAACTTGCTAGAGTATTCATTAGTACAAGATATGGTTAGTACTTGTTCAACGAGTCACCTCTTCTACTATCTTTTGCAGCCTACGATTAGTGGTAGGTCATTGATATTTTCTTGTTCTAGAAATATTATCAAGACCATTTAGTTCATAGCATGACGAATAATAAGAAGTAAATTTATATAAGTTGCGTGATACTCTAGTACACAATGATGTCCCTGCAATAATCAAGCAACTTCGAAAAGTAAATTTACAAGTTAATATGTTTGTTTCTTATTTTAAAAAAGACATCAGTTTATAAAAATACTTCATCGTTCCAAAATAATCGAAGTTCTAGGTTTATACAAAAGGAAAATACTATAATTTGACCAAGTTTGTAAAAAATATATCAacatgtaaaaagacaaaaaaaaattattacaTCCAACGTACAGCAATTTTTTGCGCTATATAGATTTGATGTGATAGATGTTGACACATTTTCCCATAACTTCGGCCTCACTTAGAGAAGTTTGACTTCAAACAAACCTAGAAGATGAATTATAATGGTACAGAGAGAGTATAATATTGCTAAAATAAAGGTATCAACGAGGCTTTGGTGTGTGCGAACAGGAAAAAATATTTATATTAGCTGTTAAATAGGTACATACTCATTATGTTCTAAATTTGTGAATCATATGTTGATCAATGTGGTACCAGTGGATAATTCTCATTAAGAATGGAATTTGAATGAACTCAATTGATGAAGTGTTTGAAAGATACGAGTGCTCAGTCGTTAAGTTCTACCAATGAAATTTGTCCATTTTCTAGCTTAATGGGTGAACATTCATATCTTAAACAAGTCGGCATGTGCAGCTAAATCGTTTGATTTAAAATGTGCATTGTAGTGACTACGCTTCCTATGTGGGAACGAAGACCAGGAGAATATGGGATCATGTAGAGGGGATGATCTCTCATTCATCCTCATAGCCGACATAGCATTCATAGCTTCCATCTACACCGTCGGTAAAACTGTAAATCAAATAGACATCAATATAATCAAGCAGAAGTAAGTCTTTACCTCCACCTAGAGGGGCCCAACTTAGGTACAACGTGTCGCGTACCAATCTCGTCCAAGTGCTTCAATGTTGTCATTGTCAACGATCATCCATAAGCTACGCTTGTAGCATTTGCTTCGTTAATACCTCGACAATGACCAATCTTTTGTCCCATACTTTCATGGTTTAGCACGCATCATGTATACTATGTAAGACAAATATTTACTTACCTCTTTTCTCAAAGCCATACCAAGTTATTTCCGTGTATGGTCACCATACCCTTCAATGTACTCCAAACAAAAACTATTAACTTCAACGTGATCCTCTTGGATTCATATATAGACGCAGAAGACGTTAACCGCcaataatgacataaaataagTGTTGATAGGGACCACCTCCCAACACGATTAGAGGTCCCAATATGACATACTCATTACTTAATTTTGATGAATACAATTCACTACCATGCCAGATGCATGAACATGTAGATGTTGCCAACATGTACTTAGTTCCGTAATCTTTATCATTGCTGAGTTATCCACCCCACATGGCAACTGCGGCCGGCAAAGTTTTTCGTGGAGTCAATGAGAAGTTCTTTCTTGAAAAACACATGCAGACGCTCGTCTCTCTCTCCCTATTTTCCCCGGGGGTCTTAATTACCACTGCTTAGCTTTCAATTTGCCCCTCTCTCTCGTGAACGGACgtagatatacatctttttcttatgATCGTCTTTAATGGACTGAATCGGAAAGGCTTAAGATTGACAAAAACACCACAGGAACTACACTATCTATGGAAACGTCGCACTGAAATAAATTCTAATTTGTATGAGATACGGAAATATAAAACATGTGGTTCGATCTTTTGTAAGCTACCGGCCGGTAACACTGCCTCCCTAACCATCTAACGTGACGTTGGTTCTGGAGTCAACAAGAACCGgtggtagattttttttttcacacTCGATATTGTTGTTGTGTGATAGAGTAGAATATTTGGAAATGGACCACGCAGGGAAGGAGGCACATAAACCATCCGCGAACACGATGAAAGTGATCGATAGAAAGGTTCACCTGAGGTCTTCTTTTTTTCTCTCGAGCTTTCCAGAATCATTTGAGACTACACTATATATATTCTTTACATGTACAAACAACAAAGTGTTTAACTACCTAGAGCATACATACATAGATACTAGGCAGTGGCGTACTTAAATTAAAAAGAAGTAGAGCGACCGCTAACTCGCCTCACACCACAACTAGGGGCGAGCTTACGTCCAAACCCATCACTTAATTCGCCGCACATGATGATGGGCCAATTACAAGGGGTGTGCATTCGCTGTTTCTGGCTGGCTCAGACCGCTGCCACCGTGGATCCATCAGCGACCGACGTGGCGCCAACCACCGGTGGTTGCACGCTGGCGGCGAGGTAGGCGGCGCATACCGGCCGGGCCGGCGCCCCGAGGGCGGCGTCCACCGCGGCGTCGCTCCACCGATCCCTCATTGCCCTGTTCAGCCGCGCCACGAACCCGGCGCGGCGCCGCTCCAGGTGCTTCAGGAACCGCGGCGAGATGCACTGGGTGTTGGACGTGCCATCCGCCTCCTTGGAAGACGGCAGCGCCTCGACGTCGGTGGCGCTGGCACTGGCGAGGTACTCCACCATAGACTCCGTGACGCGGGCCGGCGCGGCGCCGCGGGCGTCCCACAGCCACATGCGCGCCACGGCCCGGCGCACCGCGGTGGCCACGACGTCCACGGGCTTGTCGGTCCCGGCGCCGGACAGGAGACGCGGGCTCAGCGAAATGACGTACTCCCCGCCGGCGTTGGCGTCGACGGTCGCGTCGGCGGCGGTGAGGTTGCCGCCGTCCATCATGCGCACGGTGACGCGCGTGACGCGGCGGCGCGGGAAGGACGGGTCCGGGAAGAGCGCGTCCTCGACGGCGCGGCTGGCGCGGTGGAGCAGGCGCTCGGCGCGGCCGTTGGAGACGAAGAGGAGGTCGAACCGTCGGGCCGCGACGCCGCCCTGGGTCccggcgccgacgacgtcgatgcGGAAGCCCTTGGATGCTTCGTGgtgcgcgaagagcgacacggaggcgacgaggaggacggcgaGGTAGCGGGCGAGGATGCTGCGGCCGGAAGGGGAGGAACGGCTGGGGATGGGGGAGAGGACGGTCGTGTCATCGTCGACGGtgatgccggaggaggaggagcacgacgcGGCGGTGgagagcgggaggaggagaggggcttCCATTGCTGGCTGGCCGATCGACCGGTGGCAGGTCAGGAGGAGCTAGAGAGCCAGCTATGGAAGCTTTGTACTGTACGAACTCTTTGGGATTATTGTTGTGTATCGGCAGTGTGGCAATAATGCGAGCTTCGCGCGCTATTTAAAGGCAAATTGTAACGTCCTAGTGAAGCGCCTAAATGATTTGATGTGATTGGGGTTTTGTGTAGAGTTCAGTGGTTCATCTCGCCTCTGCCTGCCTGACAGATTTCTCTTGGTGTGCATCCATCAGCCGATCAATGTCAGAGATTCGGAACGAGTCCGTGTCAGGTTCCCCGTTTGGTGCCAAAGATGTTGGTCACCCTAGATCATGGGCCTCTAGTTTGCATTGTCCTAGCGATGACAAGTCGTTAAGTGGAATCGCCGGCAGCGGCACCACAGAAAGTACCGGCCATTGCATCGTCTACAAATCCAGCCACTCGTTAACTGGCCAGCGACCCCTGACCACCTCGTTCAGTCCTTAGCGTCCTAACAGACTTTTTGGAGGCACATAACAAATTAATTAGTACTCCCTCTATTCCTAGATATAAATTAAGAAACACACGCGGAGGGAAAATTACTCAACGGGTTTTTGGCGGGATTGCCACTGAACAATTGATATGAGAaaatagaaaaatttgcaaaagaTTAGAAAACACAATTAAATCCCTAAAAAAATGTCCACACAGGTTGTCCCATGCAATATACCTTACATGTTagatttttttctcaaaaacctaTGCACCTTATACCTAGGAACGGAGGGAGCACTAATCGTGCTCGTGAAGTCTGGCAAGCTCTTGGATTAGATCAATAAGTCCAATTTGCAGCACAGCTAGACCTATCGGGTAGTTC from Lolium rigidum isolate FL_2022 chromosome 4, APGP_CSIRO_Lrig_0.1, whole genome shotgun sequence encodes the following:
- the LOC124649530 gene encoding uncharacterized protein LOC124649530; the encoded protein is MEAPLLLPLSTAASCSSSSGITVDDDTTVLSPIPSRSSPSGRSILARYLAVLLVASVSLFAHHEASKGFRIDVVGAGTQGGVAARRFDLLFVSNGRAERLLHRASRAVEDALFPDPSFPRRRVTRVTVRMMDGGNLTAADATVDANAGGEYVISLSPRLLSGAGTDKPVDVVATAVRRAVARMWLWDARGAAPARVTESMVEYLASASATDVEALPSSKEADGTSNTQCISPRFLKHLERRRAGFVARLNRAMRDRWSDAAVDAALGAPARPVCAAYLAASVQPPVVGATSVADGSTVAAV